The genomic region tgaATGTCCTTATATTCCAGAAAGGATGTATTCTCTTGGCAGACTTAACACTCTAGTCAACAGGATAACAACCATACATTTTAGCTATCACTTCCCAATTACACACAAATTAATAATTCAAGAAATCTCGATTCAGAGCTCCACTGCCACAGGGAAAAACAAGTCCAATCATACATCATTCTTACAGCAGCTAATTGGGCATGGAATGGGCCAGCTCTGGTGGTAAATGGTAAATAATGCATATAGTATATCAAATGTTGCATGTAGATAGACAAGTTAATTTGCTTCCCACTAGAGAAAAAGGCCTTTAAGAAGTCATTCATCTATCTGACCACTGTTATGCAGGACTCTGTTCACAAATGCACCTCCCATTACACGTATTGATCATGCACAAAATACTTAACAAGCATCAACTTTCAAGATGTATGTGTGGACACacgtacatatacatatacatgtatatatacatacatatgtttATACCGACACAGAGGACCCAGTGACACTGCATATTGATGTTGAGGTCTAATGACCTAAatgctctctgcttttttttgcattcttaaTAAGACACTTAGGTATCTGACCCTTCTCTACGCTCCCCTACccacagaaaagggaaagaaatcccTTAGGCATTCTCCTGGCTGATGCCAAAGGAACTCGTCAACCCACAATGGGATACAGTGAGATCCAAAACTGTGCTCTTTGTGCTTGAAAAGAAAAGTCTTTGGCCAACTGGAAGTGACTTCTGATGGaaattttatgatttttctttccagcagatTAATTTAAGGAAAAGTTTAACTTGATGTTTCGTTCTGGTATCTACTGGCAACGGACATTCAGTGATAGCTGATACTCTCACTATTTTGGAGTCGAAGCTTTTCTCCTTCATGCAAATGGCATCACACATTTGGTGTTGATAATGAAGAGGGATTTGGCCTGAATGCAAAATGATCTAAGGATCCAAACTCATGATactgattatttttcaaatcttaAGTTTTCTAAGATAAACTGGAGTTCACATTCCCTCATGTTCCCCTGCATGTCTGAAGCCTTAGAAAACAGCAGGTTCATGTTTCGAGCGGTCTGATTTTCTAATCACAAGAACTAGAATTTTCTCCGTTACCTTTCATTTATATTCTCCCATGATCCAGAGCCTCCAAATGCTGAGGAATGCTACAGACCCCACAATATCAAATACTGCAGGAATTccctgagctgcagcccagcaacACAAGGCCGGCAACAGCTGCATACGCGGCAGGCAGTGCGCCCTGTGCAGCAGTCCCTCCAGGACCCTAACCAGCACCCAGGAACACATTTCCAAACCCACACAAGTACCTAGCAAACAGGCAGGCCCTGAGCTCCCAAAAGCACTGATTTCCCAAAAGCCACGAAGCAGACAGTCCACAGCCACCACCAAGTGACCCCTCGTGGCTTCTGTACCCCCATCACTGAGCATGCACAGCGCTGCTAACACCAACCTGTGACAACACACAGCAAGCATCACCACAGGCAAAACAGGTTCAAATAACATTCCCGGATTCCTCCTGAGCTGGGTGCCACCACGTGAGCCCTCCCCAAAACCAGATCATCTGACCTAACCTTCAATCTGCAGGCCAGGCAGGAGATTGGAGCAACATTTACACCACCCGTAAATGCTGCAAAGCTGCAGCAGGTCCCCTGCAGCCAGCTGAGAGGGTGAGGACAGGCTTGGCCTACAGAAAGGTCCCAAACCTGGGCCAAGTGCAGCATCAACACGTGAGCCACGTTAGTGAGCCGGGTGGCAAGGACCCAGCAGGGTGCACAGCTGGTGGCTCAGTGTGAGGAGAGCTGGTGTCTcccacctgcccctctgccacgCTTGAGCAGCCCTTGGTGCAGGGTTGAGACTCACAGTCAAAGCTCTCCCTTCAGCAGGGACATctggctgaggcaggggaaCACAGGCTTCCACACGCTGGTTTACAGCAGCTCTGGTGGCAGAACATTCAAACAAGTACAGAAACTAAAACACGATTACgtctctgcaaaaaaaaataatttctgaaaagctgaaggaagTTTTGCCTCATTTTGCCTTTGGTCAAACTGATAAATACATGTGACAGGCCTCCGTTTTTTTATTTTGACCAACACATAGCCCATACATGACCCTGGATGGGAGACATTGTTCCCCTTCAGCACAACTCATCTCAACTGGCCAGATGTCTATGTGGGGGGAGATCTCTACCACCTCCTGCAATGCAGAAATCATAAACCATATCCATCAGagcaaaggcaaaaaataaataaataaaataaataaaataaaataaaataaaataaaataaaataaaataaaataaaataaaataaaataaataaaataaaataaaataaaataaaataaaataaaataaaataaataaaataaaataaataaaataaaataaaacttcagcaACTCAATAGCAATAATTTAcctcaaatatttaaaagaagataATTTAAAGTTATTGAAGGCAATTCTCATGGAGACTGATGTAACGCTAAATGGAattaaatgaacattttcattCCAATAAAGCAACTGAACACAGAACCCACACAcatgaaacaaaaccacagagtTTGCATTGGAAAGACAGCTTAAAACTCCCAAGCTTtagctcaaacttttttttttttttattaaagtatGAATGCATTTATGCTGGAGAATAGTTTACATACATCGTAAAGCAACAAGCATATTTCCAAGAGGTGTGGGCCCTCCTCAATATGTCTCCATGCTCAATCTACATGCTTTAACACTGGACTTGCACATACACACTCACATACAAACATATATACCCACAAAACACACAGAGCTAGCCGCTTCAATCAGCTTTCTTTTAAGGCTTCTGTAAGGTGCCCTAGTGCCCCTAACATTACCATAATTACAAACAAAATTGTATAAAGGAGCAGCATTACTAGCAAACTATTGATCTGCTCTTGACCTTAAAAAATATCAAGTGAAAcaagtttttccttttatttgagTTTTATTAAACATTTGCATTTAAGAAAGGCATGACTCTTTATATCTCTGCACAAGGAAAGGTATGAGAATCTTAACATGGGCTTCTCAACCAGAACAAATGTTCAGACCTGACTCCTACGGGGCCGTTTCCTTTGATCTTTACAGTAATGCAGCCCTGGCTTCCTGGccaggcagagccagctccatCAAACCAGGCCCAACAGCCCGGTGGCACGGAGACTGGTGACACGGAGTCGAGGTTACCGTATTCATACCGCTTCAGACCTGAGGTTGGTGAGGAGTCACAGTTCAAACACTGACAGACCCAAGTGTCCCTCAACTCTTACCAGTGGGCCGCCCTCCAACAGAGCAAACAAGAGCTTGAACGTGAGCGGAAAGAGGTGCTGGTTCACTGCACTCCTAGCCACCGTGGGGGTTCGGCCCACCCGTTTTTGGTATCCTGCAGTCTGTAGTCTGAAACTGCACCTACTGGTGCCAGGTAAAAGATGTGACAGCAGGTATATTAAGAAAATAGGtacaatgaataaaataaaggatAGCATATGATATAATGTGTACATACAAGGAtcgtttttcattttttaatctgtgaaaTGTGAATTAACAGTAGAATGCCAGGCCATTAGTCTAAAAGGCTATGTACGGCTTTCTCAGCCTACGTATGGTCAAAGGATTTTTGTGATGCATCTTGGAGAAAGATTCTTCAGGAACCATTAGGGCTCTGTAGGTCTACTTGCTCTTGTGCATCAGCATCAGCCCCCAGCAAGGAATGCCAGAGGAGCAACTAATAAAATTCCCTGACCAGTCTCGTAAGACAAACTGGAATGAATCTACTTTGCAGTATGCACCTGAACTACAGAGACGAGAAAGGGACAGCGATGGGTGGGTGAGAGATTTGGCGGGAAAGAGAGGGAAgcttttttctcatgtttacAACAGCAGCAGATTTCAATGTAACATAATTACTTTAATGATGCATATCTTTAGATACCAAATTGCtcttttgatttaaaaagcTGGTCAGCCAAGTGTTTGGCAGTCTTTTCATTCCCCAATTTCAATTGTTGCTTATTTATCTATCAGCTCGCATTCCCTAGGCCATTTCTGCCTTTGCTGAACCATGAATGAGTTCAGTCAGCCATCGTCAGATTCAAATTCATGAGACACTTCCTCTGATGAGCTATTCCTGTGGATCCGGCCATCACTTTTCATGCTGTGAAAAGTCTTCTTAAAGGCCTCCATCATAGCATGAGCCAGCTTCTTGGCCTCCAGCTTGCTCTCACACTCTACAGCATGGCAGTCCATCTGGTAGGACAAGTCATCATTGATCTCCCTATAGACCCAAGCAAAGATATTTGGGCTGATGTTGTGGTCAGCAGTGCAGTAGGCTATACGTGCTACCTGAAAGGTATCCATATGGACTGTTGCCTCGCCTTTGAGGTCCAGATGATGCAGCCAGACTTGGAAAGGGCGAATTTCCAGAAGGGCATTAGCTGGGTAAATATCCTCCCTGGCGAGCGTGTGCTTCTTCCATAATTCAATGACTGGTTTCTCTGTGCAGCCTGACAAAAATTGCATCCCTGTTGTGGAAACCTTACCCAAATACGTAACCTGCAAAATAGAGGAAAGATAGGTGAAACACAGACAGTAGACTCCAGTGTTGCTTTCTGCCATGACAGGAAATTTTCCTATATCTGGAAAATATAAGCCATCAAGCAATCCCCTAACCCAAACTTCCCTATTTCCCCACCACTacagggggggaaaaaaaaaaaaaaagagagagagagagactggtTTCCAGGTATTTGTTTCTTCAAACATTGTTTTCACCACTCAAAcccaaataaatgtaaaaaatgttCAGTCTCCAAATTTCAAGGGATTGCACTCTTTTCAGCTCACCTGGAAAAGTCAGGTTGAAAACCCATGCCTGTATCTCTAAGCTCATGATAGCAAGTCTAAGTGCCAGTGAAGCACGTCCCAGGTAGCTGGGATGCCACCCAGCCaccatctttatttatttatttaactataTTTAGATTATTATTAACGGTTGAGATATGATACAAATACTAAGGAAACAGATATTCTTAGTTTGATAACACAAGGCCGCAGGGGGGTCAGAAGACCATGATTACAGCAGAGGATTTTCAACTGTTTAAaagttttgggttttgttttctaaaacagTCCTATCTTTCCAGCAATTCTGCTGTTCCTACTTCGGTATTAAGCCAGGAATAGCTCAAAACTATTCAATACTGTCTTCAAAAAGTGCTGAGCTACAGGGCTGAGACATCTCTTACattgatttaagaaaataagctGTTAAACAAAATCTAGTAATAAATCCAGCTTAGTTTAATCAAatcatctcttttcctttctgtctcgCTATTTTGAGTGTATATCCTGTTATCGAATCTGCACAGGAAAGCAATAAGTCTTTTGTGCTCTTACCGTATTTTGTTCACTAAAAATCAAATTCACTGAGTAGTCCCTATCAAAATTGCATATTAAGTGCGTGCAGAAACATTCCCTTAAATCTGTACAGCTGCTAAAGAGGCATTCTTCCATTTACAGCTGAATGGAAAACTATTTAATCTGGGAAAAGAGATTTTCTCTAGAAAAGATAGAGTAACACTACATAAATACAATTATGCAGATAATTCTATTTATTGCTGTTGTCAGAATGCTGCATTTAAGAACAAGtatatgaaagcaaaatgaCTTCTAATTTGTCTCTTGCAGCAGTTACTGTTTGAGACAGAATCTGGTGCCTCTCGCTTCATGTTTTATAACCTCATGTGTATTTTACTCAAGGCATTTGGAGAAAAAGTAATTACATGCACTTTCCAAACTAATTTCTTCAAAATGCTGTATTAAATACACAGTatcagctatttttatttttgatacgctttcaaaaaatgcaaagaaaaatacaggatcaccatgtttaaaaacatcaaaaatctACAAGGAATACAGATTTTGTATTCCGTGCAAACAAAATTTtccacaagaaaaatattttgctgctaGTTTCATAGGTTTTCTTAAGCTCAGAGACTTAAATTAAGCCATAATTAAGGAATAAGCTTACAAAACATTATTGGAAGTCTATGTGGCTTAATCATGCTTGCcaaaaaagcaatttcatagcactgaaatttcaaaataagaagTCTTATTCTTTGTCTATAAATATTCATGCTTTGCACTgggaatattttaaatcttatAAGGCTTTATAATTTTTGGAACAGTGGGAACCACACCAGCTAGAACAGTTAACAAGGCAAGACCTACcagagctttgttttgttttattttattagcgATGAGAGATGAGTTCCCTAAAGTACTGTAGAACAGCATAAAAGAAAACCTCAGAGCTTATAATGCCAACTGAACACATATAAAAAGCACATAAAAGACCAAAGAGGAATGTGGCTGCAACATACTGTGGGGTAGTTCAACACACATTTGCAGTCACACTACTTTGAAAAGATCAAGATCAGTGAGCAACTTTGCATGTTCACAACTACTCAGTGTGCCCTGCGAAGGTTCGCTCAGTACCGCTTCATATTTACAAGCCAGCTAGCAAAAGACGAGCACAGACTGTAAATTAATTGTGCATATGGGGTCAGATTCAAAGCCCACTGCAGTCGGAGAAGTCCTTCACTGACTTCAAGGAGATTTGCACAAAGCCCATAAACCCTGAGGAAAAGAGAATTAGCATCTTGCTCATGCACTCCGTCACTGCCCAAACACTGCGTTTAATCCCCAGCCACCAGAGAGATCACGCCACAGCTGCAACATTTGTGCCCCAGCCGCTGCTCAGAGAAGACCAGTATCACATGGAGCAAGCAGAGAAGAGTGCCCAGCCCAAGCCCACAGTGCCTGCAGGGCATGGCTGCACTGCGGGCTCCCCTGCGGGACGGCTCCCAGGTGATGCGCAGGCACCTCAGCAGCTGAGGCTGCCTAAGGGAGCACACGCTGAGTTCACtttctctctgttcctttcaTGGGCTGCCTAGGTcttggattaaaaaataataaatcccgTAATAATGTTACTAGATGAAGAAAAGATGTGAATTGCTCTGCAAGTGGCCAAGGCAAAGTAGCTAGTAAgaaggatgggatgggatgatgGCTTGTTTACCAAAATGGGACTTAATGGTCTGATTTACTGTCCCAGTTGTGTCACACTATAACAGTGTTTAAGGAAGCAACTTTCCAAAGGTTGCTACACTACTTTGGATCATCATATACATTTGTTTTCGTTTGAGGATgcattcataaatatttataagatGCTTAGACAATACAACAAGGAGTccacagaagagagaaaaaataaaacctttgagTCTCTTCTGTACTGTGACTTGCACAGAAACCTCAATGACTAGTAATGTTTtaggttttgtttaaaaaataaataaataaatcattttttcccAGTTGAGATGCAAGCATTGCACAAGAACAGCATTACCAAAGCTCTTAGTTAAGATCAATGTTCAACATTTCATCACTTAATCCCTGTTCTGTATCTAGCAGGGGACAATGCAGAGGGACTGGTGAGACACGCTGAgtatttggcaaaaaaaaaaaaaacaataaaaaaaacaaacaaacaaagagctACTCTCTTTTCAGAACAATGATTTCTTCATGATTAAATATCATTCAAATATTATGTATTACATACTAATCTACTTGGAGCTGGCCAATTTAGTAACTCAGATATTAACATCTGCATAATTGCAGGGATGGTACCAATATGAATTAAAACCGACAAGTGATGGATTTACGGGGCAGCTCTCCCTGACTCTCAGTTACAAGGTTATTCCACAAGCAATGCTCCCAGCACTTTGGCTCCAAGCACATCGTGTCTCCCAGCACACAAACACCTTTTAAAGGAAACATCTTATTTAAACACCCAGAAATCGCTGACCACAAACATTATTGGAGGAAAGCTATCACAGCACAACCGTTTTCCTTTCCAATTTCTACATTCGCCAACTGAAGATCAAAGAACAGATTATTCCGTCCATTATcagatggagaagaaaattattttgaggCACAAATTCCCACTGGTTGTCTCTTCCATTAAAATCAATGGTGTCTCATCAGTGTAAAGGCAACAGGGAGtacgaaaaaaaaataaattcatcttTAATAATTGTAAGAGCCAGAAGTGAGGGCACAGAAAGACAAATTATTATTACTTGTGCACATGTAAAACACACTGAAGAAGTATCTGTAAAGCAGCATCAACTGTATAGCTTTATTAACTTGGGGACAAGGACTGGCCATAGTCACACTACAGGCTTAAAGCAGCACCTGTGATAATACAGCACTGAACACCAGCGAATGTTCACTaaataatgctttttctttctctgaaacacTGGACGGAAGTCAATGGAAGACGCCCAGGAAGACAATCGATTTGTGACAGCACGACACATCCTTATGGAAGTATCATCCTACATGCACTGAGGACAACGGCCACATTCCCCCTCTCCAGCCTCAGTGCAACATGGAATAGCCTCAGGTTGTTTGGCATGTGTAAATTATGATCAAGCTGTTGCAGCATTTATTTGATTTGGACACTGTatattaagttaaaaaaaaaaaaaagaggaatggaAAAGCCAGTTCATTGCCACTGCATTAACCTTAAGGAACACAGGCATCTCCTATTGCATCTCGTTCTAAGACAGGAATGTATTTCTTTATGGTTTTTGAAGCACTTTGGTTTGTATGTTCCATTTTTCCAATGAATTCCCAAAAGATCCAACTCATAACAATGTCCTGTGCATGTCTAAAGTTGTCTGTATTCTTTCCATCCTCTCTGTGGCAAACTGGCATTTTCCATCTGATTCTTTTCTCACTGGCAAGCTGCTGCCACCCAAAATGACACCAAATACTTGTGGTTTCAGCACTTCTGAGCTTGCAAACATTCAAACTTTTCGCAAAAGCCAAGATGCTCTGAAGAGCTCCTTATTTTGCTCTAGAGACTTGCCAACACCAATGTCAGTATCCAACAAAACTGTCCTCAACGGAAAAACACTGTACCTTGGCCTTGCATGACATACCTACAGCTATCTGACACTTAGGTGCTTCATGTCAACACACACAAGATTAATCAATGTCATTTTCATGCACTCTGCCAGACACAAAACCACCTGAGTATTTTGACACTGTTGTTTTAAATCCCTTCAGTCCAGTAAGGTACagtgaaaatatgttttaattactAGGCTCAAAAGCTTATAAACTCTTAAAAGACCGATACAACAGCTGACAGAAACCTTCCCTCTAGCACAGCCCAGTTTGTCAGATGTAATATGGGGGTTTCACTTTCCATAcgtaacttttttctttatagttGAGCACACATCATTGGCCTTTAGCACATCTGAGCAAAGaacagctcagctcctgcaTGTGCCAAGCACAGCCTCATGACCCAGCCCTGCAGTGTCCTTTGCTGCTGACCACTCACTGGGCACAAAGGCTCCATCATTACTGGTATGGACTACAAGTCCATATTGCCCCTAAATCATGAGCCTCAACTGGGTTCCTGAAGTCAGGATatccaatttctttttctctttctgttcccCATTCCCAGTCTGTCAAATAATACTGCTCCAGGAAAGCAGATTCAAGCTGTAAAGAGGTGTAATTATCGCATTATGCGGGGCAGATGCTCTCTTGGCACAGGAACCTGGCACAggaacacgtacacacacaggaCTCCTGCCTCCCTTGCTATTCAAGGATATGAACAAAGGGCCATATGGAAAACGAACTACTCAgttatttctttaatatatttatttcttccatGCAAGACAATGAGGGCCTTTGTCAACAAAATTAACTAATAAACAAggttaacaaagaaaataaataaaaaaaaaaatgaaacaaagcactATACTTGAGCCAGTGCCTCTGCATATTTGCAGTCACCAAAGTCCAGGCCCTGATATAAAATATGGTATTTGTCACCCAAACAGCACCACCACAAAGTGTAAGAACAGCAGAACAGAAGAAGGTCAAAGCTCCTGCACGGCTGGTCCCAAAGAGGCAATTCAGGGCAGTGGCTGGCcatgggagaggaaggggaaagccAGCAGGATGCCAGAACTACTCTGTAGGAATTGGAGTCTTATGTACATCTTAGCACTGGTGAGTGTCTTCCCGCTGTTGTATGGCTCTCTTCAGCTTTCTTAATATCATCACTGGATGCTTGGATATCTCTGGATTCTCT from Anas platyrhynchos isolate ZD024472 breed Pekin duck chromosome 9, IASCAAS_PekinDuck_T2T, whole genome shotgun sequence harbors:
- the PID1 gene encoding PTB-containing, cubilin and LRP1-interacting protein isoform X2 → MLKTKLNVLTLRKEPLPTVIFHEPEAIELCTTTPLMKTRTHTGCKVTYLGKVSTTGMQFLSGCTEKPVIELWKKHTLAREDIYPANALLEIRPFQVWLHHLDLKGEATVHMDTFQVARIAYCTADHNISPNIFAWVYREINDDLSYQMDCHAVECESKLEAKKLAHAMMEAFKKTFHSMKSDGRIHRNSSSEEVSHEFESDDG
- the PID1 gene encoding PTB-containing, cubilin and LRP1-interacting protein isoform X1, whose protein sequence is MWQPATERLQHFQTMLKTKLNVLTLRKEPLPTVIFHEPEAIELCTTTPLMKTRTHTGCKVTYLGKVSTTGMQFLSGCTEKPVIELWKKHTLAREDIYPANALLEIRPFQVWLHHLDLKGEATVHMDTFQVARIAYCTADHNISPNIFAWVYREINDDLSYQMDCHAVECESKLEAKKLAHAMMEAFKKTFHSMKSDGRIHRNSSSEEVSHEFESDDG
- the PID1 gene encoding PTB-containing, cubilin and LRP1-interacting protein isoform X3, which produces MAAAAKTSVSGGEVTYLGKVSTTGMQFLSGCTEKPVIELWKKHTLAREDIYPANALLEIRPFQVWLHHLDLKGEATVHMDTFQVARIAYCTADHNISPNIFAWVYREINDDLSYQMDCHAVECESKLEAKKLAHAMMEAFKKTFHSMKSDGRIHRNSSSEEVSHEFESDDG